A single window of Polaribacter sp. SA4-10 DNA harbors:
- a CDS encoding Arc family DNA binding domain-containing protein: MAKKKAFALRINEDMIKSIEKWASDEFRSTNGQIEWMLMQALKNANREPKKKEE, from the coding sequence ATGGCTAAGAAAAAAGCATTTGCATTACGCATTAATGAAGATATGATAAAGTCTATTGAAAAATGGGCTTCAGACGAATTTAGATCTACCAATGGACAGATTGAATGGATGCTTATGCAAGCTCTTAAAAATGCAAACAGAGAACCAAAAAAGAAGGAAGAATAA
- a CDS encoding SPFH domain-containing protein: protein MKSEKIIKPANGYLMVAVALVLFFGGITITIIKENPIFLLVTLIGFIGFFGFILVNPNTSKVILLFGKYVGTIKDNGLYWANPLFRKKAISLRASNFDSERLKVNDKLGNPVMISTILVWRVTDTYKAAFDVDNYENFVRVQTDAAVRKLASMYPYDNFADEGHTEDITLRSSVNEVSEALEKEIDERLSIAGIEVLEARIGYLAYAQEIASAMLKRQQATAIVAARHKIVEGAVSMVEMAIEQLGKKNIVELDDERKAAMVSNLMVILCGDKEASPVVNTGTLSH from the coding sequence ATGAAATCAGAAAAAATAATTAAACCAGCAAATGGTTATTTAATGGTGGCTGTTGCTTTAGTATTATTCTTTGGCGGAATTACCATCACTATTATAAAAGAAAACCCAATATTCCTACTAGTAACACTTATAGGTTTTATAGGTTTTTTCGGATTTATTCTAGTAAACCCAAACACTTCTAAGGTAATTTTACTTTTTGGAAAATATGTTGGTACTATAAAAGACAATGGATTGTATTGGGCAAATCCTCTTTTTAGAAAGAAAGCAATTTCTTTAAGAGCTAGTAATTTTGACAGTGAGCGATTAAAAGTAAATGACAAATTAGGGAACCCAGTAATGATTTCTACTATTTTAGTTTGGCGAGTTACAGATACTTATAAAGCTGCTTTTGATGTAGATAATTATGAAAATTTTGTTCGTGTACAAACAGACGCTGCTGTAAGAAAGTTAGCAAGTATGTATCCTTATGATAATTTTGCAGACGAAGGTCACACAGAAGATATTACACTTAGATCTAGTGTAAACGAAGTTAGTGAAGCTTTAGAAAAAGAAATTGACGAGCGTTTATCTATTGCTGGAATTGAAGTTTTAGAAGCTAGAATTGGTTATTTAGCCTACGCACAAGAAATAGCAAGTGCTATGTTAAAGAGACAGCAAGCCACTGCAATTGTTGCTGCAAGACATAAAATTGTAGAAGGTGCAGTAAGTATGGTAGAAATGGCCATTGAGCAGTTAGGCAAAAAGAATATTGTTGAATTAGATGACGAACGTAAAGCTGCAATGGTAAGTAACTTAATGGTTATTTTGTGTGGAGACAAAGAAGCTTCTCCTGTTGTTAATACAGGAACTTTAAGTCATTAA
- a CDS encoding S1/P1 nuclease translates to MKIKLLLLISVFFLTSASVDETFFWGQNGHRTTGKIAEMHLTKKAKRQIDKLLKGESLAFVSTYADEIKSDRKYSEFYSWHYINMNLDEKYATAEKNPKGDLVTGINKCIAILKDKNSKEEDKVFYLKMLVHFVGDLHQPMHIGQREDKGGNTIQVQWFGKGTNLHSVWDTKMIEEWNMSYLELAANSRDLNKNQIKELQKGAVEEWVDEVHEITKEVYKSVKVGENLKYRYSYDHFGTVRAQLQKGGVRLAKILNEIFS, encoded by the coding sequence ATGAAAATTAAACTTCTATTATTGATTAGTGTATTCTTTTTAACAAGTGCTAGTGTTGATGAAACTTTTTTCTGGGGACAAAATGGCCATAGAACAACTGGTAAAATTGCAGAAATGCATTTAACAAAAAAAGCAAAAAGACAAATTGATAAATTGCTAAAAGGTGAAAGTTTAGCATTTGTTTCTACGTATGCAGATGAAATAAAATCTGACAGAAAATATAGTGAATTCTATTCTTGGCATTATATAAATATGAATTTGGATGAAAAATATGCAACTGCAGAAAAAAATCCAAAAGGAGATTTAGTTACGGGGATAAATAAATGTATTGCTATTTTAAAGGATAAAAATAGTAAAGAAGAAGATAAAGTTTTTTATCTAAAAATGTTGGTTCATTTTGTTGGAGACTTGCATCAACCAATGCATATTGGGCAAAGAGAAGACAAGGGAGGGAATACAATACAAGTTCAATGGTTTGGTAAAGGAACAAATTTACACTCCGTTTGGGATACAAAAATGATTGAAGAGTGGAATATGAGTTACTTAGAATTGGCAGCTAATTCAAGAGATTTGAATAAAAATCAAATAAAAGAATTACAAAAAGGAGCTGTTGAAGAGTGGGTTGATGAAGTGCATGAAATTACAAAAGAAGTTTACAAATCTGTAAAAGTAGGCGAGAATTTAAAGTACAGATATTCTTATGATCATTTTGGAACCGTAAGAGCTCAACTGCAAAAAGGAGGGGTTAGATTGGCAAAAATATTGAATGAAATTTTTTCTTAA
- a CDS encoding TlpA disulfide reductase family protein, whose amino-acid sequence MIKRVFLITCILVLTLSCKSEKKSNGISEPVTKVKKEQQIDISDVVVKTYNYNQLAPLLNKKDDKIYVINFWATWCKPCVEEMPAFEKLNKAYKDKNVEVILVSLDFPKQVDKRLKPFIKKKNLQSEVILLDDVNEDVWIQKIDKNWSGAIPATLIYNKNKRKFYEQSFSYSLLESELNTFLKL is encoded by the coding sequence ATGATTAAAAGAGTATTTTTAATAACGTGTATTTTAGTATTGACTTTAAGCTGTAAATCAGAAAAAAAATCAAATGGAATATCAGAACCAGTAACAAAAGTTAAGAAAGAACAACAGATTGATATTTCTGATGTTGTTGTAAAAACCTATAATTACAATCAGTTAGCACCTTTGTTAAATAAAAAAGATGATAAAATTTATGTTATTAATTTTTGGGCCACGTGGTGTAAACCTTGTGTAGAAGAAATGCCTGCTTTTGAAAAATTAAATAAAGCGTATAAAGACAAAAATGTTGAAGTGATTTTAGTGAGTTTAGATTTTCCTAAGCAAGTTGATAAGCGGTTAAAACCTTTTATCAAAAAGAAAAATCTACAATCTGAAGTTATTTTATTAGATGATGTAAATGAAGATGTTTGGATTCAGAAAATTGATAAAAATTGGTCTGGAGCAATACCTGCAACATTAATTTATAATAAAAATAAAAGAAAATTTTATGAGCAATCATTTAGTTATTCTTTACTAGAATCGGAATTAAATACATTCTTAAAACTATAA